Part of the Pseudomonadota bacterium genome, CGTCAGTTCATGCGCTTTGGGGTTATCAGGATTGCCAAATTGATTGATAAAATACGCGCCGCTTTCTGCTGCCATGCTGCGCGCCAAGTCCTGGTAGTACTCCGGATGACCGCGTTCCACGTCGGAACGCGTCAGCACGACTTCGGCACCCATCGCCCGCAAATTAAAAATCTTCTCTTGGCTCATCTTGTCGGGCAAAACCAGCATCAAATGATAACCTCGCTGTGCTGCAACGAGCGCCAGGCCCAAGCCGGTGTTGCCCGCGGTGGCTTCAATGAGTGTATCGCCTGGTTTTATCTGGCCACGTTTTTCGGCCTCGTCGATCATCGCAATGCCAATGCGATCCTTGATCGAACCGCCCGGGTTCATGAGCTCTAGCTTGAGATACAGCGAGCACAGCCCGGTATCAAATTGACTCACCTTGAGCATCGGTGTGCGCGCCACCATTTCAAGGACATTGTTGTATATGTTCACACGTTCTCCTGTGCATCGAATGATCGCAGCGAGCTCGACGCTGTATTGAGATAGCCGGATTCTACGCCATGCTCGCTCAACTACCTATTCTGGGCGACAATAGAAGGTATGAACGACGCTTGCCGACTGCCTTCGATCCAAACCGCCCGAGCTCAGGCGCTCGCCAGGCTGACGCTCGACGCGCGCCACGACGTCGACACCCTGCTTTGCGACGCACTCGACATAACGCGCGCGCGCCTGTTTGCTGAGCCAGACACTCTGCTCACGCCACCGCAGTGGGCCCTGTTCGAACAATGGCTTGGGCGACTCATCGACGACGAACCGCTCGCCTACATCCGCGGCCACTGTGCATTTTGGAGTCTCTCGCTTACGGTATCGCCGGCGGTGTTGATCCCACGCCCCGACACTGAACGGCTGGTCGAAGTGGCCTTATCGCACCTCGAGGGTCGAAAGGCCGCACGCGTGCTGGAGCTGGGCACTGGCAGCGGCGCGATCGCCCTGGCGCTTGCCAGCGAGCGACGAGGCGACCGTCTCATGGCCACTGACACAAGCTCAGACGCGCTGTGGGTCGCTCGCCACAACCGCGACGCGTTGGGACTGGCCAATGTGTCCTTTTGCCAATCGAATTGGTTCGCGCAACTGCCCCACCAACACTATGACCTTATCGTTAGTAATCCACCGTATATCGATCACGACGATCCACACGTGACGCCATCGGTACGGCGCTATGAGCCCGCGTCTGCGCTGTTTGCGAACAACAACGGTCTTGCCGATATCGCCACGATTATTCACGAAGCGCCCGCGTTTTTGTCCAGCGACGGTGTGCTGTTGCTCGAACATGGCTGGCAGCAAGGACCGGATGTTGAGCAGCTGATGAACGCCGCGTTTACGCATAGCAAACGGTATCAGGACCTCGCCGGTTTGGATCGCGCGGTCGCCGGCTGGCAGCCTCGGCAAAACGATACCGCCGACGTTGCAGTTAGGCCGTCGGCATGAGCGCGCGCTTCGACACGCTGTTCGCGCTGTGGAGCGAACAGATACCGTTGGCAAAAGCGATGGAGATTCGATTTGAAGAAACGTCGGGCGACTGGTCGCTTCAGGCACCCCTTGAGCCCAATCGCAATCACATGGGCACTGCGTTTGGCGGTGCCATCGCCTCGCTAGCCACTCTAACGGGTTGGGCCCAAACATGGATGCTACTGCCTAATCCAGAAGCGACACACATCGTTGTGGGCAAGAGCACCATCCAATATCGTCGGCCAGCACGCGGCGAACTGATCGGAACCGCGCAGGCACCGTCAGACGACACGGTCAGCGACTTTTTGGCGTCATTGGACGCTCGCGGCAAAGCGGGGATCCACATTGTTGTTCAAATTCACAGTGATGGTGTGGAAGCGGCTCGTCTGAAGGCGAAATTCGTCGCAATACAAAAATCGGCCTAACCGACTCGTCACTGGGTGGGGGGCGTTAAACTGTCGCGGTTTGCCGTTTGCGTCGCGGCGGCTTACGCCATTTTTTCACGGCGCGGAACGCCAGTAGCGCTGTGAGAATCGCCGCGTAGATCAGCGGCTCCGTGATGTCCTTTTTGACCTGCCACCAATAATGCCAGACCGCCAGTATGGCTGCCGGATACACCAAGTAGTGAAGCTTCTGCCACGTTTTGCCGAGTCGGCGACGCGCCGCATGCGGTGAGGTGAGTGCCAACGCCAACAGAATCACCACGCTTAACAGCCCGAGCGTGATGTACGGCCGCTTTACGATATCTTCGCCGATAGCAATCAGCGACCAACCCTGATCAAGCCAAGCATAAACGGTAAAGTGCAGCGCGACATAGAAGAACGCGAACAGACCCAACATCCGACGAAAACGCAGCGGCCAGGGCTTACCAATCAGATGACGCAATGGCGTAACGCAAAGCGTGATGAGCAATAAACGCAATCCCCAGTTGCCAAAATGATCCAGCATTTCTTCAATCGGGTTGGCGCCAAAGCTTGAGCCGAGGTTAAACGCCTTGAGGACAATCCATACGAGCGGCACGGACGCCAGTAAAAACACGAGCGGCTTGCCGACGTATCGGATGCGTTCATTGATGCCAAGTTGTTTTAGGAACACCATTATTGTTTTGCTGACTTTGTCATTCTGGCTCACGGTGGCGCGGAAGACGCCACAGCGAATCAGAAGTGTTTTCTCAGATCCAGCCCGTCATATAACGAGGCGACTTCCTCGGCATAGCCATTGAACATTTGTGTTGGAATTTTCTCGGCAAAAAGTCCTTTGCCGATGGGTCGCTCCCGCGCCTGACTCCACCTGGGGTGATCCACCTCGGGATTCACATTGGCGTAAAACCCGTACTCACGAGGCGCCGATACGGCCCACGTGTTGCGCGGCATGGTTTCGGTAAACCGAATGCTGACGATTGATTTGATGCTCTTAAAGCCATATTTCCACGGCACCACAAGCCGCAAGGGTGCGCCGTTTTGTTTGGGCATTTCTTTGCCATAAAGCCCAACGCCAAAAAGGGTAAGTGGGTGCATCGCCTCAGCAATGGTCAAGCCCTCAACATAGGGCCAATCCAACACCGCGCGGCGTTGACCCGGCATCTGTTCCGGA contains:
- a CDS encoding YiiD C-terminal domain-containing protein, translating into MSARFDTLFALWSEQIPLAKAMEIRFEETSGDWSLQAPLEPNRNHMGTAFGGAIASLATLTGWAQTWMLLPNPEATHIVVGKSTIQYRRPARGELIGTAQAPSDDTVSDFLASLDARGKAGIHIVVQIHSDGVEAARLKAKFVAIQKSA
- the prmC gene encoding peptide chain release factor N(5)-glutamine methyltransferase translates to MNDACRLPSIQTARAQALARLTLDARHDVDTLLCDALDITRARLFAEPDTLLTPPQWALFEQWLGRLIDDEPLAYIRGHCAFWSLSLTVSPAVLIPRPDTERLVEVALSHLEGRKAARVLELGTGSGAIALALASERRGDRLMATDTSSDALWVARHNRDALGLANVSFCQSNWFAQLPHQHYDLIVSNPPYIDHDDPHVTPSVRRYEPASALFANNNGLADIATIIHEAPAFLSSDGVLLLEHGWQQGPDVEQLMNAAFTHSKRYQDLAGLDRAVAGWQPRQNDTADVAVRPSA
- a CDS encoding protein-methionine-sulfoxide reductase heme-binding subunit MsrQ; translated protein: MSQNDKVSKTIMVFLKQLGINERIRYVGKPLVFLLASVPLVWIVLKAFNLGSSFGANPIEEMLDHFGNWGLRLLLITLCVTPLRHLIGKPWPLRFRRMLGLFAFFYVALHFTVYAWLDQGWSLIAIGEDIVKRPYITLGLLSVVILLALALTSPHAARRRLGKTWQKLHYLVYPAAILAVWHYWWQVKKDITEPLIYAAILTALLAFRAVKKWRKPPRRKRQTATV